In Zymoseptoria tritici IPO323 chromosome 7, whole genome shotgun sequence, a single genomic region encodes these proteins:
- a CDS encoding homocitrate synthase: MCPTPDDAPATNGHANGHSNGVNGTNGTHDGYQAIKTNQDSRPQSSNPYAPVQDFLSNVSNFKIIESTLREGEQFANAFFDTETKIKIARALDEFGVDYIELTSPAASEQSRLDCEAICKLGLKAKILTHVRCNMSDAKMAVATGVDGVDVVIGTSSHLMQHSHGKDMTYIKNTAIEVIEYVKSQGKEIRFSSEDSFRSDLVDLLTIYSAVDKVGVNRVGIADTVGCATPRQVYDLVRTLRGVVSCDIETHFHDDTGCAIANAYCALEAGATHIDTSVLGIGERNGITPLGGLMARMIVANPAYVKGKYKLEKIKEIEDLVAEAVEINVPFNNPITGFCAFTHKAGIHAKAILNNPSTYEIINPQDFGMSRYVHFASRLTGWNAIKSRAEQLGFNMTDAQIKSVTLKIKALADVRPLAIDDADSIIKTFHFNLSADKEKPLLEMSTEEQKKFAKAEAELKGEKEKRELDEQADAEAEVPVAKKTKTAVVS; the protein is encoded by the exons ATGTGCCCGACTCCAGATGATGCTCCGGCCACCAATGGTCACGCCAATGGCCACTCCAACGGCGTCAATGGCACCAACGGCACCCACGACGGCTACCA AGCCATCAAGACCAACCAAGACTCGCGCCCGCAATCCTCCAACCCCTACGCACCCGTGCAAGACTTCCTCAGCAACGTCTCAAATTTCAAAATCATCGAGTCCACCCTCCGCGAGGGCGAGCAATTCGCCaatgccttcttcgacaccgAGACCAAGATCAAAATCGCCCGCGCTCTCGACGAATTCGGTGTCGACTACATCGAGTTGACCTCACCTGCCGCCAGTGAGCAGTCCCGTCTCGACTGCGAGGCCATCTGCAAGCTCGGATTGAAGGCCAAGATCCTCACCCACGTAAGATGTAATATGAGCGACGCCAAGATGGCCGTGGCGACGGGGGTGGACGGTGTGGATGTGGTCATTGGCACGAGCAGCCACCTCATGCAGCACAGCCATGGAAAAGATATGACATATATCAAGAACACGGCGATTGAGGTGATTGAATACGTCAAGTCGCAAGGCAAGGAGATTCGCTTCAGTTCGGAGGATTCTTTCCGAAGTGATCTGGTCGATCTTCTCACCATCTACAGCGCGGTGGACAAGGTCGGCGTGAACCGTGTGGGTATCGCGGATACTGTCGG ATGCGCCACTCCTCGCCAAGTGTACGACCTCGTCCGCACCCTCCGCGGAGTCGTCTCCTGCGACATCGAGACTCACTTCCACGACGATACCGGCTGCGCCATCGCCAACGCTTACTGCGCCCTCGAAGCCGGAGCTACCCACATCGACACATCCGTCCTTGGTATTGGCGAGCGCAACGGCATCACTCCTCTGGGCGGCCTCATGGCTCGCATGATTGTCGCCAACCCCGCCTACGTCAAGGGCAAATACAAGctggagaagatcaaggagatcgaggacCTCGTCGCTGAGGCCGTTGAGATCAACGTCCCCTTCAACAACCCCATTACCGGTTTCTGTGCCTTCACCCACAAGGCCGGCATCCACGCCAAAGCCATTCTCAACAACCCCTCCACCTACGAAATCATCAACCCACAGGACTTTGGCATGTCCCGATACGTGCACTTCGCTAGCCGTTTGACCGGCTGGAACGCCATCAAGTCTCGGGCGGAGCAACTTGGCTTCAACATGACTGACGCTCAGATCAAGTCCGTGACGTTGAAGATCAAGGCGTTGGCGGACGTGCGTCCTCTTGCGATCGACGACGCGGACAGCATTATCAAGACGTTCCACTTCAACCTCTCGGCGGACAAGGAGAAGCCGCTGTTGGAGATGAGCAcggaggagcagaagaaaTTCGCCAAGGCCGAGGCGGAGTTGAagggcgagaaggagaagagagagTTGGACGAGCAGGCTGacgcggaggcggaggtgccTGTCGCCAAGAAGACCAAGACGGCGGTGGTGTCATAG